A single genomic interval of Rhododendron vialii isolate Sample 1 chromosome 3a, ASM3025357v1 harbors:
- the LOC131318411 gene encoding leucine-rich repeat receptor-like protein kinase PXC1: MESPLLSLLLLSLLSLPISALPLSPPPTNDTAALLLFRSQTDTHGNLLSNWTLPAPGSSPCSASWLGVKCSSSDNDRHPYPRVVSLSLPSLDLRGPLDSLSSLDQLRLLDLHGNRLNGSLSPLTRCTNLKLLYLSSNDFSGEIPANISSLTRLLRLDLSNNNLKGPIPDSLANVTRLLTLRLQNNELSGQIPSSLDSIASLKQLNLSNNELYGYLPESLRRKFGDRSFSGNEGVCGSSPLPVCSFTGGKPPPAAVASGLTVPSNPSSPPSSTVISDGDKKRSRRGLSPGAIVAIVIANSVVLLVIASFVVAYFCGRNSRDSNSGSEIGKRRSSSSYATERKVYNGESDGTNATDRSKLVFFDRKGHFELDDLLKASAEMLGKGSLGTVYKAVLDNGYAVAVKRLKDANPCGRKEFEQYMDVIGKLRHPNVVRLRAYYYAKEEKLLVYDYLPNGSLHSLLHGNRGPGRIPLDWTTRISLVLGAARGLARIHEEYSATKIPHGNVKSSNVLLDKNGIACISDFGLALLLSPVHATARLGGYRAPEQGEVKRLSQKADVYSFGVLLLEVLTGRAPSRYLSPTHPRAEEEEEAVDLPKWVRSVVRDEWTAEVFDQELLRYKNIEEELVSMLQVGLACVVAQPEKRPNMSEVAKMIEEIRVEQSPLGEDYDDSRNSLSPSLATTEEALAGY; the protein is encoded by the exons ATGGagtctcctctcctctctctcctcctcctctcactcCTCTCCCTCCCCATCTCcgccctccctctctctcctccacccaCCAACGACACCGCCGCCCTCCTCCTCTTCCGCTCCCAAACCGACACCCACGGCAACCTCCTCTCCAACTGGACCCTCCCCGCCCCCGGCTCCTCCCCCTGCTCCGCCTCCTGGCTAGGCGTCAAGTGCTCCTCCTCCGACAACGACCGCCACCCCTACCCCCGcgtcgtctccctctctctcccctcccttgACCTCCGCGGCCCCCTCGACTCCCTCTCCTCCCTCGACCAGCTCCGCCTCCTCGACCTCCATGGTAACCGCCTCAACGGCTCCCTCTCCCCCCTCACCCGCTGCACCAACCTCAAACTCCTCTACCTCTCCTCAAACGACTTCTCCGGTGAAATCCCCGCCAACATCTCCTCTCTCACTCGTCTCCTTCGCTTAGATCTCTCGAACAACAACCTCAAAGGCCCGATTCCTGACTCTCTTGCAAACGTCACCCGCCTGCTAACCCTCCGCCTCCAGAACAACGAGCTCTCCGGCCAAATCCCCTCGTCCCTCGACTCGATCGCGTCACTGAAGCAACTGAACTTGTCGAACAACGAGCTGTACGGTTACTTGCCGGAGAGTTTACGGAGGAAGTTCGGCGACCGGAGCTTTTCGGGCAACGAGGGGGTCTGCGGCTCAAGTCCGCTGCCGGTTTGTTCGTTCACCGGAGGAAAACCCCCGCCGGCTGCCGTCGCGTCGGGTCTGACGGTGCCGTCGAACCCTAGCTCGCCGCCGTCGTCGACCGTGATCAGCGACGGAGATAAGAAACGGAGCCGACGGGGGCTTAGTCCCGGCGCTATCGTCGCGATCGTGATTGCGAATTCCGTCGTATTGTTAGTAATCGCGTCGTTTGTTGTGGCCTACTTCTGCGGAAGAAATTCGAGAGATTCAAATTCAG GTAGCGAAATCGGGAAGAGGAGGAGTTCAAGTAGCTACGCGACGGAGAGGAAGGTTTATAACGGAGAGAGTGATGGAACGAATGCAACAGATCGGTCCAAGCTGGTGTTTTTCGATAGGAAGGGGCATTTCGAGCTGGACGATTTACTGAAGGCGTCAGCGGAGATGCTGGGAAAAGGGAGCTTAGGGACGGTGTACAAGGCTGTGCTGGACAATGGGTACGCGGTTGCGGTGAAGAGGCTGAAGGACGCGAATCCGTGCGGGAGGAAAGAGTTTGAGCAGTATATGGATGTGATTGGGAAACTGAGGCATCCGAATGTTGTGAGGCTGAGGGCTTATTACTATGCCAAAGAGGAGAAGCTGCTTGTTTATGATTATCTGCCTAATGGAAGCTTGCATTCACTTCTCCATG GGAATCGTGGTCCGGGAAGAATTCCATTGGACTGGACTACAAGGATCAGCTTGGTACTCGGGGCGGCTCGGGGGCTTGCCAGGATTCACGAAGAGTACTCCGCAACGAAAATCCCTCACGGGAATGTGAAATCGTCGAATGTATTGCTCGATAAAAACGGCATCGCTTGCATTTCTGATTTCGGTTTGGCCTTGCTTTTGAGCCCGGTTCATGCCACTGCGAGGTTGGGGGGTTACAGGGCACCAGAACAAGGTGAAGTCAAGAGGCTCTCTCAGAAAGCAGATGTGTACAGCTTTGGAGTCTTATTGTTAGAAGTGCTCACAGGCAGAGCTCCATCAAGATACCTTTCCCCGACTCACCCTCGGgcggaggaagaggaagaggcggTGGATTTGCCGAAGTGGGTCCGGTCGGTGGTGAGGGACGAGTGGACTGCGGAAGTGTTTGATCAAGAGCTCCTCAGGTATAAAAACATAGAGGAGGAACTCGTGTCGATGCTGCAAGTAGGACTGGCTTGTGTAGTGGCTCAGCCCGAGAAGAGGCCTAACATGTCTGAAGTGGCTAAGATGATAGAGGAAATAAGGGTGGAGCAGTCCCCGTTAGGAGAAGACTACGACGATTCCCGCAATTCGCTGTCGCCTTCGCTTGCCACCACCGAGGAGGCACTAGCCGGTTACTGA
- the LOC131318413 gene encoding uncharacterized protein LOC131318413 isoform X2, translating to MSSSAHPWHNEDEAVTSDDDDLLDLEFLDLMENDKKKMPQRTSEFTGQAYTNFLLERHPQTIKDVLRVDAYTFRGLVAELLARGQLQWDHKRVCLEESLAIFLYICGHSQRHRLAADRFQRSTSTISDHFKWMRRALCNLAPHIIQPPNLHVTPPEILNDGRYYPWFQDCVGAIDGTHIEAWVPRRRQVAYRGRKSTITQNVMAACSFDMKFTFVLPGWEGSAHDGRVFQSAVTTPGYNFPHPPLNKYYLVDAGYTNMPGYLAPYRGRRYHREEFNGHNTEFHTPMELFNYKHSSLRNVIERCFGVLKARFPILKHMPSYNEARQPGIVTACCVIHNWIIMNRGRDEFFDDFEDDGQWEGGENEEGNEGNVGPVEPFNLSPHNTQLMAQRRTEMANWMWESYDD from the exons ATGTCATCCAGCGCTCATCCATGGCATAACGAGGATGAAGCTGTTACCAGCGATGACGACGACTTACTTGATCTCGAATTTTTGGACTTAATggaaaatgacaagaaaaaaaTGCCACAACGAACTAGTGAATTTACTGGTCAAGCgtacacaaattttttgttggaaagacACCCTCAAACCATAAAAGACGTTCTCCGTGTCGATGCATATACATTTAGAGGATTGGTGGCTGAACTTCTTGCTAGAGGACAACTACAATGGGATCATAAACGTGTTTGCCTAGAAGAGTCCTTGGCTATTTTCTTATACATATGTGGCCATTCCCAACGCCATCGATTGGCTGCTGATCGATTCCAACGCTCCACGTCGACCATAAGCGACCACTTCAAATGGATGCGTCGTGCTCTTTGCAACTTGGCACCCCACATCATTCAACCACCTAACCTTCATGTAACGCCGCCTGAAATATTAAACGACGGTAGATATTACCCGTGGTTCCAG GATTGTGTTGGAGCTATAGATGGAACACACATAGAAGCTTGGGTACCGCGTCGTAGACAAGTTGCGTATCGCGGGAGGAAGTCCACAATAACACAGAATGTTATGGCTGCTTGTTCTTTCGATATGAAGTTCACTTTTGTGTTGCCCGGTTGGGAAGGAAGTGCCCATGATGGACGTGTATTCCAATCGGCAGTAACAACCCCGGGCTATAACTTTCCGCACCCCCCACTCA ATAAGTACTATTTGGTGGATGCTGGATATACAAATATGCCGGGGTATTTAGCTCCTTATCGAGGAAGACGTTATCACAGAGAGGAATTTAATGGGCATAATACGGAGTTCCACACGCCCATGGAGTTGTTCAATTACAAGCATTCGTCGTTGAGGAATGTGATAGAGCGATGCTTTGGAGTCCTAAAAGCAAGGTTCCCCATCCTTAAGCACATGCCAAGTTATAATGAAGCCCGTCAACCTGGAATTGTAACTGCATGTTGTGTTATTCACAATTGGATAATAATGAACAGGGGGAGGGATGAATTTTTTGATGACTTCGAGGACGACGGACAATGGGAGGGCGGAGAGAACGAGGAAGGAAATGAGGGAAATGTGGGTCCGGTAGAGCCCTTCAACTTGTCGCCACATAACACACAATTGATGGCTCAAAGGCGGACTGAAATGGCTAACTGGATGTGGGAGTCTTATGATGATTGA
- the LOC131318413 gene encoding uncharacterized protein LOC131318413 isoform X1: MRRWTTFQGEPKPTPNPGTTEDPTNSSFRCAKWLLRSTKIRRSRGDKPFQVKPPGSQPLKRKRSSTSPTSSTNSCTGENIVQLPTPMSSSAHPWHNEDEAVTSDDDDLLDLEFLDLMENDKKKMPQRTSEFTGQAYTNFLLERHPQTIKDVLRVDAYTFRGLVAELLARGQLQWDHKRVCLEESLAIFLYICGHSQRHRLAADRFQRSTSTISDHFKWMRRALCNLAPHIIQPPNLHVTPPEILNDGRYYPWFQDCVGAIDGTHIEAWVPRRRQVAYRGRKSTITQNVMAACSFDMKFTFVLPGWEGSAHDGRVFQSAVTTPGYNFPHPPLNKYYLVDAGYTNMPGYLAPYRGRRYHREEFNGHNTEFHTPMELFNYKHSSLRNVIERCFGVLKARFPILKHMPSYNEARQPGIVTACCVIHNWIIMNRGRDEFFDDFEDDGQWEGGENEEGNEGNVGPVEPFNLSPHNTQLMAQRRTEMANWMWESYDD; encoded by the exons ATGAGGAGGTGGACTACATTCCAGGGGGAGCCCAAACCGACACCAAATCCAGGCACCACGGAAGACCCGACGAATTCCTCCTTCAGATGTGCCAAATGGCTTCTCCGGTCAACAAAGATTCGAAGATCTAGAG GGGACAAGCCCTTTCAAGTAAAACCACCTGGGAGCCAACCATTGAAGAGGAAGCGAAGTTCCACCTCTCCTACTTCTTCAACCAACTCTTGTACTGGCGAAAACATCGTTCAATTG CCTACACCCATGTCATCCAGCGCTCATCCATGGCATAACGAGGATGAAGCTGTTACCAGCGATGACGACGACTTACTTGATCTCGAATTTTTGGACTTAATggaaaatgacaagaaaaaaaTGCCACAACGAACTAGTGAATTTACTGGTCAAGCgtacacaaattttttgttggaaagacACCCTCAAACCATAAAAGACGTTCTCCGTGTCGATGCATATACATTTAGAGGATTGGTGGCTGAACTTCTTGCTAGAGGACAACTACAATGGGATCATAAACGTGTTTGCCTAGAAGAGTCCTTGGCTATTTTCTTATACATATGTGGCCATTCCCAACGCCATCGATTGGCTGCTGATCGATTCCAACGCTCCACGTCGACCATAAGCGACCACTTCAAATGGATGCGTCGTGCTCTTTGCAACTTGGCACCCCACATCATTCAACCACCTAACCTTCATGTAACGCCGCCTGAAATATTAAACGACGGTAGATATTACCCGTGGTTCCAG GATTGTGTTGGAGCTATAGATGGAACACACATAGAAGCTTGGGTACCGCGTCGTAGACAAGTTGCGTATCGCGGGAGGAAGTCCACAATAACACAGAATGTTATGGCTGCTTGTTCTTTCGATATGAAGTTCACTTTTGTGTTGCCCGGTTGGGAAGGAAGTGCCCATGATGGACGTGTATTCCAATCGGCAGTAACAACCCCGGGCTATAACTTTCCGCACCCCCCACTCA ATAAGTACTATTTGGTGGATGCTGGATATACAAATATGCCGGGGTATTTAGCTCCTTATCGAGGAAGACGTTATCACAGAGAGGAATTTAATGGGCATAATACGGAGTTCCACACGCCCATGGAGTTGTTCAATTACAAGCATTCGTCGTTGAGGAATGTGATAGAGCGATGCTTTGGAGTCCTAAAAGCAAGGTTCCCCATCCTTAAGCACATGCCAAGTTATAATGAAGCCCGTCAACCTGGAATTGTAACTGCATGTTGTGTTATTCACAATTGGATAATAATGAACAGGGGGAGGGATGAATTTTTTGATGACTTCGAGGACGACGGACAATGGGAGGGCGGAGAGAACGAGGAAGGAAATGAGGGAAATGTGGGTCCGGTAGAGCCCTTCAACTTGTCGCCACATAACACACAATTGATGGCTCAAAGGCGGACTGAAATGGCTAACTGGATGTGGGAGTCTTATGATGATTGA
- the LOC131318413 gene encoding uncharacterized protein LOC131318413 isoform X3, translated as MRRWTTFQGEPKPTPNPGTTEDPTNSSFRCAKWLLRSTKIRRSRGDKPFQVKPPGSQPLKRKRSSTSPTSSTNSCTGENIVQLATMDRTKIDVDMWSYANEEIFLKILLDESSKEQSVNTRKTKTFNQHQWTSIHKEFTRQVPRYGYSITKMQQKFERLKAPYRLFCQLKKVHTGLGWDAELQTVTAPAGVWDEIIKANSKYEKLRNKGIDHFELLDELLHNSMATGAFAQPGTLGAATSDEERAMFGPPKSIRGDDSMYTDSRKRKSDGSGASVSKHVRGEQIHAYESVALANERKAGYYEALTINRQQSGTPQFTIKETIAALDDIQGIVGDTQYWKAYGLMMGPEGPSWREGFMQLKPHNRIGWVAQLN; from the exons ATGAGGAGGTGGACTACATTCCAGGGGGAGCCCAAACCGACACCAAATCCAGGCACCACGGAAGACCCGACGAATTCCTCCTTCAGATGTGCCAAATGGCTTCTCCGGTCAACAAAGATTCGAAGATCTAGAG GGGACAAGCCCTTTCAAGTAAAACCACCTGGGAGCCAACCATTGAAGAGGAAGCGAAGTTCCACCTCTCCTACTTCTTCAACCAACTCTTGTACTGGCGAAAACATCGTTCAATTG GCCACCATGGACCGCACAAAAATTGATGTAGACATGTGGAGTTATGCCAATGAGGAGATATTTCTTAAAATACTCCTTGACGAATCAAGCAAAGAACAAAGTGTGAACACACGTAAGACAAAAACGTTCAATCAACACCAATGGACTTCTATCCACAAAGAATTTACTCGCCAAGTTCCTAGGTATGGGTACAGTATCACCAAAATGCAACAAAAGTTTGAACGCCTCAAAGCACCTTACAGGTTATTCTGtcaattaaaaaaagttcataccGGATTGGGTTGGGATGCGGAGCTTCAAACTGTCACAGCTCCTGCTGGAGTATGGGATGAAATAATTAAG GCCAACagtaagtatgagaaacttcgCAATAAAGGTATTGACCATTTTGAGTTGTTGGACGAGCTTCTCCACAACTCTATGGCGACCGGTGCCTTTGCACAACCCGGTACCCTTGGTGCAGCCACTTCCGATGAAGAGCGAGCCATGTTTGGCCCGCCAAAGTCCATTCGGGGGGACGATAGCATGTATACTGACTCGCGAAAGCGAAAATCTGACGGGAGTGGTGCGAGTGTTTCGAAACACGTTAGGGGTGAGCAAATACATGCTTATGAGAGCGTGGCACTTGCTAATGAAAGAAAGGCAGGGTACTACGAGGCTTTAACTATCAACCGTCAACAATCTGGAACCCCACAATTCACCATAAAAGAAACCATTGCTGCTTTGGATGACATTCAGGGGATTGTTGGGGATACACAATATTGGAAGGCATATGGCCTTATGATGGGTCCTGAAGGACCTTCTTGGAGGGAGGGGTTCATGCAACTCAAGCCGCATAATAGGATTGGTTGGGTGGCACAGCTGAATTGA
- the LOC131318412 gene encoding uncharacterized protein LOC131318412 produces the protein MASPDDDFSLLNHDGNAPPSNPALAHDAAFCSQPDPDDPSPFHDGSDPTKSRAGPSIEKRKDRDELSDGDGGTTPYPHKRSRLSSAATSSGGESRKDREEWSDAAIACLLDAFIEKYTQLNRGNLRGRDWEEVAAAVSERCEKQRKSVDQCKNKVDNLKKRYKLEKHRVSNGSGGGGTGSHWPWYKKMEVIVGNSLPSSKAASEDDKVVVGSPNSVRQSKRYGTGTPSPGGQTVNIKSKSLTNPRWRRVVFKISGAALAGTVPQNIDPKVVMLIAREVSTACRAGVEVAIVVGGRNFFCGDTWVTATGLDRCTAYQIGMMATVMNSILLQSALEKMGIQVRVQTAFSMPEVAEPYSRQRAIRHLEKGRVVIFGGIGAGTGNPLFSTDTAAALRASEIHADVVLKGTNVDGVYLCDSRNNDVVSEHISFSELSSRGASPMDMMAVTFCEENGIPVVVFNLHEPGNISRALCGEQVGTLVDRNGRVS, from the exons ATGGCGTCTCCTGACGACGACTTCTCTCTCCTCAACCACGACGGTAACGCCCCGCCGTCAAACCCCGCCCTCGCCCACGACGCCGCCTTCTGCTCGCAGCCGGACCCCGACGACCCTAGCCCGTTCCACGACGGGTCCGATCCGACCAAATCCAGGGCCGGCCCGTCTATCGAGAAGCGCAAGGACCGGGACGAGCTCAGCGACGGCGACGGCGGAACGACGCCGTACCCGCACAAAAGGTCGAGACTTTCCTCCGCCGCCACCTCCTCCGGCGGCGAGAGCAGGAAGGACAGGGAGGAGTGGAGCGACGCGGCGATCGCGTGCCTGCTGGACGCGTTTATAGAGAAGTACACGCAGCTGAACAGGGGGAATTTGAGGGGGAGGGATTGGGAggaggtggcggcggcggtgagCGAGAGGTGCGAGAAGCAGAGGAAGAGCGTGGATCAGTGCAAGAACAAGGTGGATAATTTGAAGAAGAGGTACAAGTTGGAGAAGCACAGGGTGAGCAATGGCAGTGGCGGCGGCGGTACGGGGAGTCATTGGCCGTGGTATAAGAAGATGGAGGTGATTGTGGGGAATTCGCTGCCGTCGTCGAAGGCTGCGTCGGAGGACGATAAGGTGGTTGTGGGGTCGCCTAATTCGGTTAGACAGTCGAAGAG ATATGGAACTGGAACACCAAGCCCTGGTGGACAGACAGTTAATATTAAGTCAAAATCATTAACGAATCCTAGGTGGCGGAGAGTGGTTTTCAAGATCAGTGGTGCTGCTTTGGCTGGCACTGTTCCTCAGAATATTGACCCAAAG GTAGTAATGCTGATCGCCAGAGAAGTTTCAACTGCTTGCCGCGCTGGTGTTGAG GTGGCAATTGTTGTTGGAGGCCGTAATTTCTTTTGTGGAGACACTTGGGTTACAGCAACTGGTTTAGATAGATGTACGGCCTATCAAATTGG AATGATGGCCACTGTGATGAATTCGATATTGCTCCAGTCAGCTTTAGAAAAGATGGGTATTCAGGTGCGTGTGCAGACTGCATTTTCCATGCCGGAGGTTGCTGAACCTTACAGTAGGCAAAGGGCTATTCGGCATCTTGAAAAAGGAAGGGTTGTGATATTTGGTGGTATTGGTGCTGGCACTGGAAATCCACTCTTCTCCACTGATACAGCAGCTGCTCTTAGAGCTTCAGAGA TTCATGCGGATGTTGTACTTAAAGGAACCAATGTGGATGGTGTCTATCTCTGCGACTCCAGAAACAACGATGTTGTATCTGAGCACATTTCCTTCAGTGAGTTGTCTTCTAGAGGTGCTTCCCCCATGGACATGATGGCAGTAACATTCTGCGAGGAGAATGGAATTCCTG TTGTGGTATTTAATCTACATGAGCCTGGAAACATTTCAAGAGCATTATGCGGAGAACAAGTCGGTACACTGGTTGATCGGAACGGAAGAGTTAGCTAA